One window of the Delphinus delphis chromosome 20, mDelDel1.2, whole genome shotgun sequence genome contains the following:
- the LOC138413910 gene encoding zinc finger protein 30-like: MAQRIHAGVKPYGCKKCGKAFSCASYLVQHERLHTGEKPYECKKCSKAFSTGLYLVQHQRIHTGEKSYECQVCGKAFISRHQLTVHQRVHSDEKPYECKECGKTFSRASYLVQHGRIHTGEKRCKCKECGKAFSSGSYLIQHQRIHTGEKSYECKECGKAFIVHGQLIGHQSVHTGEKPFECKECGKTFRYSSALKAPQRNHMGVKP, encoded by the exons ATGGCCCAA AGAATTCATGCAGGGGTTAAGCCCTATGGATGCAAgaaatgtgggaaagcctttagttGTGCCTCATACCTTGTTCAACATGAAAGGCTTCATACGGGTGAGAAACCCTATGAGTGTAAGAAGTGTAGCAAGGCCTTTAGTACTGGCTTATACCTGGTTcagcatcagagaattcatactggtgagaaatCCTATGAATGTCAGGTATGTGGCAAGGCTTTTATTAGTCGCCATCAACTTACTGTGCATCAGAGGGTTCATAGTgatgagaaaccctatgaatgtaaggaatgtggaaaaACTTTTAGTCGTGCCTCATACCTTGTACAACATGGGAGAATCCATACTGGTGAGAAACGCTGtaagtgtaaggaatgtgggaaggcctttagtTCTGGCTCTTACCTCATTCAGCATCAAagaattcatactggtgagaaatcctatgaatgtaaggaatgtgggaaagcctttattgTGCATGGACAACTTATTGGGCATCAGAGCGTTCATACAGGTGAGAAACCCtttgaatgtaaggaatgtggaaagACCTTTAGATATAGTTCAGCCCTTAAAGCACCTCAGAGAAACCATATGGGTGTAAAGCCCTAA